The genome window CGCGTAAAAGGCAGCCGGGGCCGTCGCCGATCAGGTCGGTGCGGCCCGCTTCGATGAGCGCCTCGTACACGAAACGCGCGTTTTCCGGCTTGTAAAACTGCAGGAGCGCGCGTTGCAACTTGCGTTCGCGGTGCGAGAGCGGACGGTACATCGTCTCACCGGTGTACGGGTCCATGCCCGTGTAATACATGCACGCGCTTGCCGTTCCGGGGATCGGCACGAAGTCGTGGATCTGGCATTGCGCGATGCCGCGCTCATCCATGAACTGCGCAACTTCGAGAGCGTCCTCCATCGTGGAGCCCGGGTGCGACGCCATGAAATACGGCACAAGCTCCACGTCGTCCGCACCGATCTTTTTGAGCGTTTGCGAACAGTTGGCGACAAATCGCTCCGTCGCGTGGTTTGGGTATTTGCGCAATCGGCGGATAACCGCGTCCGAGACGTGCATCGGGCTGCACTTGAACTGCGGGCCGGAAAAGACCTTCAGGATCAGTTCGAGCAACTCCTGCCCGCACGGGTCGCCCTCCAGCAGATCGTAGCGAACGTGCGAGGCCAGGAACGCCTGTTCGACGTTTTCGATGGCAAGGATTTTTTGCAGCAGTTCGAGGTAGGGGCGCTGATCGGTTTTCATGTTCCGGCACGGCTCCGGATACATGCACGAATCCTGGCTGCAACTTTCGCGCTCGCGGCGGCCCGCCACGCGCGAGCATTGCGTCTGATACATATTCGCCATCGGCCCGCCGATGTTGCTGATGACGCCGCGGAAATAACGGAACTTCGAGACCTGATTCGCCTCGTCCAGGATACCCTTTTCGCTGCGCGAGGTGACGTGGTGCCCTTGGTGGAAGTAGATCGGGCAGAAGCTGCATCCGCCAAAGCACCCGCGATGTGTCATCAGCGAAAACTTGACGGTTTCGAACGCGGGAATCGCGCCCTGTTTCTTGTATTTCGGATGCGGCGTACGCACGTAGGGCAATTCGTAGATCTCGTCGAGCTCCTCGGTGGTCATCGGCGGCTGCGGGCGGTTGATGACCAGCCGGTGATCGCCGTATCGCTGCACGAGCGGCCGCGCGGTGTACGGGTCGATGTTCTTGATATCCGCCTTGGCCATGTTGAAGAAATTCATCTTCTCCGCGGCCACGGCATCGAAATCCGGCAGCTCGATCTCGTCGCCGCCGGTGTGCGGGGCGATGTCCTCGTCGTCGCCGGCGCGGAACGCGAGCCCCCGGATGTCGCGGCACCCGCGCGCGCCCTTGCCGCTCACGAACACGCGCACGATTTCGCGCGTGGCCTTTTCGCCCTGGCCGAAGACGAGCAGATCCGCGCCGGACTCCGACAGCGCGCTCATCTTCACCTCGTCGTCGAAATAGTCGTAGTGCGCGAGGCGGCGCAGACTCGCCTCGATTCCGCCGAGCACGACGGGCACGTCGGGGTAGATGCGCTTCAGCGTTGACGCGTACGCGACCACGGCGTGGTCCGGCCGCCGGCCGGGGATCCGCCCCGCGCTGAAGTTATCGAACTTCCGCGGGCGCTTGGTGGGCGAGTAGTTGTTGATCATCGAGTCCGCGCAACCACTTGTGACGCCGAAGAAATAGCGCGGCTTGCCGAGCTGGGTGAAATCGACGACGCGGCTCGGGTGCGGTTGCGCGATGATTCCGACGCGCAGGCCTTCGGCCTCGATCAGGCGCGCGATGACCGCGACGCCGTAGCTGGGGTGGTCGATATAGGCGTCGCCGGTCATGAGCACGACGTCGCAGACGTCCCAGCCCAGGCGCTGCATCTCATACCGCGACATCGGCAAAAACGTGGGGCGTTCCGGCGGCGGGGTTTGATATCTCATCGGATTTTTTTTCTCATGCCTGTGCGCCGGTGAAAACCGGGTTCCGGGATTTCCCCGACGAAAATTTTTCTGATGGCCCCTCGGGCCGGGTCGGCTCCGTCATTCGATCGAATCGGGCACACGCCCCATCCACCGCGCCCGCGGTCCGCGCCCGACGCGCGCCGCGCCGTCAATGTATTTCTCGACGAACGCGCGAGCGCCGCGCGCCGCCGCGACGGGATCGTCACCTCGCGCGAGATGTGCCGCGAGCGCGGAGGCATGGACGCACCCCGTTCCGCGCACGTCGCGCCGGCGCCGTTTTCCGCTTGCGTGCTCCAGGCCATGTCCGCCAAACACAAAGTCGTTCCCGCGAGCGAACGATAGATGTCCGCCCGTCAGGACGACGAACGACAATCCCGCATCATAAAACGATTCGCACGCTTTCGCGATATCCCCGCGATTCTCGATCGAGATGCCGGAAAACGCCTGGGCTTCGTGGGCATTGGGGGTCATCGCGGTCACGATGGGCGCAAGGCCGCGCATCATGGCCCGCCAGCGATGGTCGGGCGCAAGCGCGCCGCCCGAGGAGCTTGTCCGCACGGGATCGACGACAATCGGCACGCCCGCGCCC of bacterium contains these proteins:
- a CDS encoding hydroxymethylpyrimidine/phosphomethylpyrimidine kinase — its product is MRVNPQSSIFNLQTQSKQAGRPRSRDGAPKCLLAVGGLDPSGAAGILVDARVFAAYGFHPLAVATALTTQTLDRFVAANPVPARLVRTQLELLLATMPVAGIKIGMLGTPALARAVAEAVRGAGVPIVVDPVRTSSSGGALAPDHRWRAMMRGLAPIVTAMTPNAHEAQAFSGISIENRGDIAKACESFYDAGLSFVVLTGGHLSFARGNDFVFGGHGLEHASGKRRRRDVRGTGCVHASALAAHLARGDDPVAAARGARAFVEKYIDGAARVGRGPRARWMGRVPDSIE
- a CDS encoding YgiQ family radical SAM protein; translated protein: MRYQTPPPERPTFLPMSRYEMQRLGWDVCDVVLMTGDAYIDHPSYGVAVIARLIEAEGLRVGIIAQPHPSRVVDFTQLGKPRYFFGVTSGCADSMINNYSPTKRPRKFDNFSAGRIPGRRPDHAVVAYASTLKRIYPDVPVVLGGIEASLRRLAHYDYFDDEVKMSALSESGADLLVFGQGEKATREIVRVFVSGKGARGCRDIRGLAFRAGDDEDIAPHTGGDEIELPDFDAVAAEKMNFFNMAKADIKNIDPYTARPLVQRYGDHRLVINRPQPPMTTEELDEIYELPYVRTPHPKYKKQGAIPAFETVKFSLMTHRGCFGGCSFCPIYFHQGHHVTSRSEKGILDEANQVSKFRYFRGVISNIGGPMANMYQTQCSRVAGRRERESCSQDSCMYPEPCRNMKTDQRPYLELLQKILAIENVEQAFLASHVRYDLLEGDPCGQELLELILKVFSGPQFKCSPMHVSDAVIRRLRKYPNHATERFVANCSQTLKKIGADDVELVPYFMASHPGSTMEDALEVAQFMDERGIAQCQIHDFVPIPGTASACMYYTGMDPYTGETMYRPLSHRERKLQRALLQFYKPENARFVYEALIEAGRTDLIGDGPGCLLRAAPDEVRPPIAAGSHDEN